One window of Deltaproteobacteria bacterium genomic DNA carries:
- the lpdA gene encoding dihydrolipoyl dehydrogenase: MVVGSIREKTQVAVIGAGPGGYVAALRAADLGKEVALVELRERPGGVCLIEGCIPSKTLIHAVEVAEAAREAAAFGVKFTGMTIDHVALRRHSASVIDGLTNGVRALLKARGVEIVHGRASFASATSIKITGDDDSSPEVSAIDFDQCVIATGSRPVVPVFAEGLPVWQAADALAIPKVPRTLLVVGGGYIGLELGFVYAGLGSKVTVVELTPNLLPGTEADLARVVAKSAQKTFEAVLLASKVVALKKTKTGFTAEIETGGKVEKRAFEQVFVAVGRRPNTEDLGLDVAGVALDERGLIAIDECCRTSVPHIFAIGDVTPGPMLAHKASRQGKVAAEVIAGLPSAYDNRAVPAVVYTNPEIATAGMTEAEAKANGREIAVGRFPLTALGRARTMGASDGFAKIIADKASGLILGAGIVGPHASELIAEVALAIEMGATLEDLMATIHPHPTLSEAVMEAAEVAAGAPIHISKK, from the coding sequence ATGGTCGTCGGTAGCATTCGCGAAAAGACGCAGGTCGCCGTCATCGGCGCGGGCCCGGGGGGATACGTCGCGGCGCTGCGCGCGGCGGATCTGGGCAAAGAGGTCGCGCTCGTCGAGCTGCGCGAGCGCCCCGGCGGCGTGTGCCTGATCGAGGGGTGCATCCCGTCCAAGACGCTCATCCACGCCGTCGAAGTGGCCGAAGCGGCGCGCGAGGCCGCGGCGTTCGGCGTGAAATTCACCGGCATGACGATCGACCACGTGGCGCTGCGACGTCATAGCGCTTCGGTAATTGACGGGCTCACAAACGGCGTGCGCGCGCTGCTCAAGGCGCGGGGCGTCGAGATCGTTCACGGCCGCGCGAGTTTCGCGAGCGCCACGTCGATCAAGATCACCGGCGACGACGACTCGTCGCCCGAAGTTTCGGCGATCGATTTCGACCAATGCGTCATCGCCACGGGCTCGCGCCCGGTTGTGCCGGTCTTCGCCGAAGGCTTGCCGGTCTGGCAGGCGGCGGACGCGCTCGCCATTCCCAAGGTGCCCAGGACACTGCTCGTCGTCGGCGGCGGCTATATCGGTCTCGAACTCGGATTCGTTTACGCGGGGCTCGGGTCGAAGGTCACGGTCGTCGAACTCACGCCGAACCTGCTGCCCGGCACCGAGGCGGATCTCGCCCGCGTCGTGGCGAAAAGCGCGCAAAAGACCTTCGAAGCCGTGCTGCTCGCCTCCAAGGTCGTCGCGCTGAAAAAAACGAAGACGGGTTTCACCGCCGAGATCGAGACCGGCGGCAAGGTCGAAAAACGCGCGTTCGAGCAGGTCTTCGTGGCGGTCGGGCGGCGGCCTAACACCGAGGACCTCGGGCTCGACGTTGCGGGTGTCGCTCTGGACGAGCGGGGCCTGATCGCGATCGACGAGTGTTGCCGCACGTCGGTCCCGCACATCTTCGCGATCGGCGACGTCACGCCGGGGCCGATGCTCGCGCACAAGGCGAGCCGCCAGGGCAAGGTCGCGGCGGAGGTGATCGCCGGGCTCCCGTCGGCCTACGACAACCGGGCCGTGCCCGCCGTGGTGTACACGAATCCCGAAATCGCGACCGCTGGCATGACAGAGGCTGAAGCGAAGGCGAACGGGCGCGAGATCGCCGTCGGGCGTTTCCCGCTCACCGCGCTCGGCCGCGCGCGCACGATGGGCGCCTCGGATGGATTTGCGAAAATCATCGCCGACAAAGCGAGCGGGCTAATCCTGGGCGCGGGGATTGTCGGGCCGCATGCGTCGGAACTCATCGCCGAGGTCGCGCTGGCGATCGAGATGGGCGCGACGCTGGAAGACCTGATGGCGACGATCCACCCGCACCCGACGCTCTCGGAAGCCGTGATGGAAGCCGCCGAGGTCGCCGCCGGCGCGCCGATTCATATTTCCAAGAAGTGA
- a CDS encoding glycoside hydrolase family 43 protein — MGMLKGALFLIAVFCGSVAMAAPAYGPVIDLPGAASAADPCLIRVSDTYYLYPTHTGRTVECWSSTDLVNWTYEGVVWGPAPDGAWNDNMVWAPEVFIDGDDYYLYYTANDKIGVAIGDGPTGPFVDVYDEPFLGGDRWEFLGYTIDGHVFRDDDQKLYLYGTGYNPLSILRVWELDDPITPTTQEGTPVLGPEVLGWEFVVLEAPWMIKHDGTYYLMYSGNRADTNAYAIGYATATSPLGPFTKYDGNPILAADTDAGFYGPGHHSVVRTPDERMVMAYHTKIAPTTGWDRLVRLNEIAFNGDGSLCVVLDESCPDLTTDDDAVDDDTDDDDVLDDDTFDDDASDDDAGDDTVDDDLQASDDDDASSGDDDDDDGCGT; from the coding sequence GTGGGAATGCTGAAAGGCGCTCTATTCCTGATCGCGGTTTTTTGCGGGTCGGTCGCCATGGCCGCACCCGCCTACGGACCGGTGATCGATCTGCCCGGCGCGGCGAGCGCCGCGGACCCCTGCCTGATCCGCGTCAGCGACACGTACTACCTATATCCCACGCACACCGGGCGCACCGTCGAGTGCTGGAGCTCGACCGATCTGGTGAATTGGACGTACGAGGGCGTGGTCTGGGGACCGGCGCCGGACGGCGCGTGGAATGACAACATGGTGTGGGCGCCCGAGGTCTTCATCGACGGGGACGACTATTATCTCTACTACACCGCCAACGACAAAATCGGCGTCGCGATCGGCGACGGCCCCACCGGACCCTTTGTCGATGTTTACGACGAGCCCTTCCTCGGCGGCGACCGATGGGAGTTTCTCGGCTATACGATCGACGGCCACGTGTTCCGCGACGACGACCAAAAACTGTATCTGTACGGCACGGGGTACAATCCGCTGAGCATTCTCCGCGTGTGGGAGCTCGACGACCCGATCACACCGACCACTCAGGAAGGAACGCCGGTGTTGGGGCCCGAGGTGCTCGGCTGGGAGTTCGTCGTGCTCGAGGCGCCCTGGATGATCAAACACGACGGCACGTATTACCTGATGTACTCGGGCAACCGCGCCGACACAAACGCCTATGCGATCGGCTACGCCACGGCGACGAGTCCGTTGGGGCCGTTCACCAAATACGACGGCAACCCGATTCTCGCCGCCGACACCGACGCGGGGTTCTACGGCCCCGGCCACCATTCCGTGGTGCGCACGCCCGATGAACGCATGGTCATGGCCTATCACACGAAGATCGCGCCCACGACGGGCTGGGACCGGCTGGTGCGTCTCAATGAGATCGCATTCAACGGCGACGGCAGCCTGTGTGTGGTGCTCGACGAATCCTGTCCCGACCTGACGACCGACGACGATGCCGTGGATGACGACACGGATGACGACGACGTTTTGGACGACGACACGTTCGATGACGATGCGTCTGACGATGATGCGGGCGACGACACGGTCGACGACGATCTACAGGCGTCGGACGACGACGATGCGTCGAGCGGCGACGACGACGATGATGACGGGTGCGGGACCTGA
- a CDS encoding pirin family protein: MIRIRKSDERGRGDHGWLKSKFSFSFASYYDPEHMNFRDLRVINEDLVAPDSGFPMHPHRDMEIITYIVSGELEHRDSMGNGEVIRRGEVQRMSAGTGITHSEFNPTSDRTTHLLQIWITPDRAGHTPSYEQTLFPDEDKHDRLRLVASPDGAEGSVTIHQDTRLFASLLGAGRELTHNLAPGRHAWVQLIKGTLDVNGTRLDAGDAAAVSAETSLTLRADADAELLLFDLR, translated from the coding sequence ATGATCCGCATCCGCAAATCCGACGAGCGGGGCCGTGGCGACCACGGCTGGCTCAAGTCGAAGTTCAGCTTTTCGTTCGCGAGCTACTACGATCCCGAGCACATGAATTTCCGCGACCTGCGCGTCATCAACGAGGACCTCGTCGCGCCGGACAGCGGATTCCCCATGCACCCGCACCGCGACATGGAGATTATCACGTACATCGTGAGCGGCGAGCTCGAACACCGCGACAGCATGGGCAACGGCGAGGTGATCCGCCGCGGCGAGGTGCAGCGCATGAGCGCGGGCACCGGCATTACGCACAGCGAGTTCAACCCGACGTCTGACCGGACGACGCACCTGTTGCAGATCTGGATCACGCCCGACCGCGCGGGCCACACGCCGAGCTACGAGCAGACGCTGTTTCCCGACGAAGACAAACACGATCGCCTGCGTCTGGTGGCCTCGCCCGACGGCGCGGAAGGTTCCGTGACGATCCATCAGGACACGCGGCTTTTCGCGTCGCTGCTCGGTGCGGGGCGCGAACTCACGCACAACCTCGCGCCCGGCCGTCACGCGTGGGTTCAGCTCATCAAGGGCACGCTCGACGTGAACGGCACGCGCCTCGACGCGGGCGACGCCGCGGCGGTGAGCGCCGAAACTTCGCTCACGCTGCGCGCGGACGCCGACGCGGAGTTGTTGCTGTTCGATCTGCGGTAG
- a CDS encoding DASS family sodium-coupled anion symporter yields the protein MSDTPSALPPQSAHPVDAWPSESAEALKTPFAVRWHYAIVAVFFAIGALVAFGPAPDGLSVEAQRTVGIFTLCALLWISNVIPLHITSMLAILLLPLLGVMKGEDAFALFGNKAVFFILGAFVLSAVLVECGLSERITCFVFEHAAQSSRRLRTVIMLFCAFASFWMSEHAVAAMAFPIVMTLVRALGLKEGKSEFAKSFFFALAWGCVIGGVATYLGGARNPLAVGILTANTGVSISFLRWLTASLPLVLILLVAALLMLRYAYPEESVDLATARSRLHEMRAARGPISRREVGIAVVTILTILCWVFLYKRVELATTALGAVAALFIFRLTKWEAVESGVNWGIILMYGGAIALGHALSSSGAAEWVVSRTIGRIDMPPLALIVLIGFLSLALTEVISNAAVVSVVMPVGISLAPKYGIPYEVITFAVALPSGLSYILPMGTPATAIIYGSGYLTVKDFMRMGGAMAVLSLIVFACVAKWWWPLVGFGF from the coding sequence ATGTCCGACACTCCGTCCGCATTGCCGCCGCAATCCGCGCATCCGGTCGACGCGTGGCCGAGCGAGTCCGCGGAGGCGCTCAAGACGCCCTTCGCGGTGCGTTGGCATTACGCGATCGTCGCGGTGTTTTTCGCGATCGGCGCGCTTGTCGCGTTCGGCCCCGCGCCGGACGGCCTCTCCGTCGAAGCCCAGCGCACCGTCGGCATTTTCACGCTGTGCGCCCTGTTGTGGATTTCGAACGTCATCCCGCTGCACATCACGTCGATGCTCGCGATTCTGCTGCTGCCACTGCTCGGCGTGATGAAGGGTGAGGACGCTTTCGCCCTGTTCGGCAACAAGGCTGTGTTCTTCATCCTCGGCGCGTTCGTGCTCTCCGCGGTGCTGGTCGAGTGCGGCCTGTCCGAGCGCATCACGTGTTTCGTGTTCGAGCACGCGGCGCAATCGTCCCGCCGCCTGCGCACGGTCATCATGCTGTTTTGCGCCTTCGCCAGTTTCTGGATGAGCGAGCACGCCGTCGCCGCGATGGCCTTTCCCATCGTCATGACGCTCGTGCGCGCGCTGGGGCTGAAAGAAGGCAAGAGCGAGTTCGCCAAGAGCTTCTTCTTCGCGCTCGCCTGGGGATGCGTCATCGGTGGCGTCGCCACGTATCTGGGCGGCGCGCGCAATCCGCTCGCGGTCGGCATCCTCACCGCCAACACGGGCGTGTCGATCAGTTTCCTGCGTTGGCTGACCGCCTCGCTGCCTCTGGTGCTGATCCTGCTCGTCGCCGCGTTGCTGATGCTGCGTTATGCGTATCCGGAGGAATCCGTGGATCTCGCCACCGCGCGGAGCCGGCTGCACGAGATGCGCGCGGCGCGCGGACCGATTTCGCGCCGCGAGGTCGGCATCGCCGTCGTCACGATTCTCACGATCCTATGCTGGGTCTTCCTCTACAAACGCGTCGAACTCGCCACCACCGCGCTCGGCGCCGTCGCCGCGCTGTTCATCTTCCGCCTCACGAAGTGGGAGGCGGTCGAGTCGGGCGTAAATTGGGGCATCATCCTCATGTACGGCGGCGCGATCGCGCTCGGCCACGCGCTCTCCTCGTCCGGCGCGGCGGAATGGGTCGTGTCGCGCACCATCGGCCGCATCGACATGCCGCCGCTCGCGCTGATCGTGCTGATCGGCTTTCTTTCGCTCGCGCTCACCGAGGTCATCAGCAACGCGGCCGTCGTGTCGGTCGTCATGCCGGTGGGCATCAGCCTAGCGCCTAAATACGGTATCCCCTACGAGGTCATCACGTTCGCCGTCGCGCTGCCGTCGGGCCTGTCCTACATCCTGCCTATGGGCACGCCGGCCACCGCCATCATCTACGGCTCGGGCTACCTCACCGTGAAGGACTTCATGCGCATGGGCGGCGCGATGGCCGTCCTGAGCCTCATCGTCTTCGCCTGCGTCGCGAAGTGGTGGTGGCCGCTGGTGGGGTTCGGGTTCTGA
- a CDS encoding DMT family transporter — translation MRARVPLDPVGLDRAAIPIAVVAISFAAIFFRLAAPTPPAVASGWRLAVAALVLAPWWVRPFARDARFRRCALVAGAFYGLHFGTWVASLGLTSVAASVTLVTTTPLLLAAHSLVTGHDRPRGRVWVALAIGAAGIAIMSTGYADAPPGTLLGNALAFAGAIAMAGFLTTARGAGADLDARAFTGAAAAVGAALLLGFAIVRGDVLVPPSRAAAGFIVLAALIPQLIGHTLLVRALRDATPLVVSMAVVGEPAGATLLAWWWLGEGVGAVVGAGCAITLFAVILTSVSKNADETARI, via the coding sequence ATGCGCGCACGCGTTCCACTCGATCCAGTCGGCCTCGACCGCGCGGCGATTCCCATCGCCGTCGTCGCGATTTCCTTCGCGGCGATCTTTTTCCGCCTGGCCGCGCCGACCCCTCCCGCCGTGGCCTCGGGCTGGCGGCTCGCCGTTGCGGCGCTTGTCCTCGCGCCGTGGTGGGTTCGCCCGTTTGCGCGTGACGCGCGTTTCCGCCGTTGCGCCCTCGTCGCCGGGGCGTTCTACGGCCTTCATTTCGGTACGTGGGTCGCGTCGCTTGGCCTCACCAGCGTCGCGGCGTCGGTCACGCTGGTCACGACCACCCCGCTCCTGCTCGCCGCGCACAGTCTCGTCACCGGTCACGACCGACCGCGTGGGCGTGTGTGGGTCGCACTCGCCATCGGCGCGGCGGGGATTGCGATCATGTCCACCGGATATGCCGACGCGCCGCCCGGCACGCTTCTCGGCAACGCGCTCGCGTTCGCCGGTGCCATCGCCATGGCGGGCTTTCTGACCACGGCCCGGGGTGCGGGCGCCGATCTCGACGCGCGGGCCTTCACCGGCGCGGCGGCGGCCGTGGGGGCGGCGCTGCTGTTGGGATTCGCCATTGTTCGCGGTGACGTGCTCGTGCCGCCCTCGCGCGCGGCGGCGGGCTTCATCGTTCTCGCGGCGCTGATTCCCCAACTCATCGGCCATACGCTGCTGGTGCGTGCGCTGCGCGACGCGACACCGCTCGTCGTCTCGATGGCGGTCGTCGGCGAGCCCGCGGGGGCGACGCTGCTGGCGTGGTGGTGGCTCGGCGAGGGCGTCGGCGCGGTCGTGGGCGCCGGTTGTGCCATCACCTTGTTCGCGGTTATTCTGACTTCCGTTTCGAAGAACGCGGACGAAACGGCGCGGATCTGA
- a CDS encoding MBL fold metallo-hydrolase — protein sequence MSAPVVIPVPGFVSWAYILVGETLALVDPGSPWIVREAERVAREQLGPDAPPFTRLFATHWHIDHVGGMRYAAKRWNAKVIVSERIAYHLREGQRIVFPAWPRFWGMVTNRHDMDFQKPVSWSGLVEMERVGLPGSKGSSWKGRVDEYLPDGVALPGHGDWTLLETPGHTNDSVSFWHAGEEAVICGDNILGGRDRLFVNRFLWSDEHAEASIARLQQFDVRRLLPGHGKLHEGANLLRGLVVTPR from the coding sequence GTGAGCGCGCCCGTCGTCATCCCCGTCCCGGGCTTCGTGTCCTGGGCTTACATCCTCGTCGGCGAGACACTCGCGCTCGTCGATCCCGGTTCGCCGTGGATCGTGCGCGAAGCCGAGCGAGTGGCGCGCGAACAGCTCGGTCCGGACGCGCCGCCCTTCACGCGCCTGTTCGCCACGCACTGGCACATCGACCACGTCGGCGGCATGCGCTACGCGGCGAAGCGCTGGAACGCGAAGGTGATCGTCTCCGAACGCATCGCCTATCACCTGCGCGAAGGACAGCGCATCGTGTTTCCGGCGTGGCCGCGATTTTGGGGCATGGTCACGAACCGCCACGACATGGATTTTCAGAAACCCGTATCGTGGTCCGGCCTCGTCGAGATGGAACGCGTAGGGCTGCCCGGCAGCAAAGGGTCGAGCTGGAAGGGGCGCGTCGACGAGTACCTGCCGGACGGTGTCGCCCTGCCCGGCCACGGCGACTGGACGCTCCTCGAAACACCGGGGCACACAAACGACTCCGTGAGCTTTTGGCACGCGGGCGAGGAGGCGGTGATCTGCGGCGACAATATTTTGGGCGGGCGCGACCGTCTGTTCGTCAATCGCTTCTTGTGGAGCGACGAACACGCCGAGGCGTCGATCGCACGGCTTCAGCAGTTCGACGTGCGACGCCTGCTGCCGGGGCACGGCAAACTGCACGAAGGCGCGAATCTGCTGCGCGGTCTCGTCGTCACGCCGCGCTAA